The sequence CGATGCGCGCCATGCCAGGTTTGATATAGCTTAACAGTGGAGCATGGCCATGCATGATGCCCAACTCACCTTCAGAACCGGTCACTTGTAGGCTAGCTACGCGACCAGAGAAGATGCTGCTCTCTGCGCTGACTATATCAAGCTGTACTGTCATGGCTGCCATCCCGTTCTCCTTAAAAAACTAAGTATGACTACTTAGTTATTTCTTTTTGTTAGCTTTCTCGACAGCTTCGTCGATAGAACCAACCATGTAGAACGCTTGTTCTGGAATGTGGTCGAACTCGCCACTCAGAATTCCCTTGAAGCCACGGATAGTGTCTTTCAGAGAAACGTACTTACCAGGAGAACCAGTAAAGACTTCTGCTACGTGGAAAGGCTGAGACAAGAAACGCTCAATCTTACGTGCACGGGAAACGGTCATCTTGTCATCATCTGACAATTCGTCCATACCCAGAATCGCAATAATGTCTTTCAGCTCTTTGTAGCGTTGCAGAACAGTTTGTACACCGTTAGCTACGTCATAGTGCTCTTGACCAACCACTAATGGATCTAATTGACGTGAAGTCGAATCCAATGGGTCAACCGCTGGGTAAATACCCAGAGAAGCGATTTGACGTGACAATACAACAGTCGCATCTAAGTGAGCGAAGGTTGTTGCTGGTGACGGGTCAGTCAAGTCGTCCGCAGGTACGTATACCGCTTGTACAGAGGTAATAGAACCCGTCTTAGTTGAAGTAATACGCTCTTGCAGAACGCCCATTTCTTCAGCCAGAGTGGGTTGGTAACCTACCGCAGAAGGCATACGACCTAACAGTGCTGATACTTCAGTACCGGCTAGGGTGTAACGGTAGATGTTGTCAACGAACAACAGTACGTCACGACCTTCGTCACGGAATTTCTCAGCCATAGTCAGACCAGTCAGTGCTACACGCAGACGGTTTCCTGGTGGCTCGTTCATTTGGCCATACACCATGGCTACTTTGTCGAGAACGCCAGAATCCTTCATCTCGTAGTAGAAGTCGTTACCCTCACGAGTACGCTCACCTACACCGGCGAATACAGAAAGACCTGAGTGAGCTTTAGCGATGTTGTTAATCAGTTCCATCATGTTAACTGTCTTACCAACACCCGCACCACCGAACAGACCTACTTTACCACCCTTAGCGAATGGACATACAAGGTCGATAACCTTGATACCAGTCTCTAACAGTTCAGTCGTGTTTGATTGCTCTTCGTATGAAGGAGCTGCACGGTGAATCACATAACGTTCTTCTTCACCGATTGCACCCGCTTCATCAATAGGGTCGCCTAAAACGTTCATGATACGGCCAAGAGTGGCTGTACCAACAGGAACAGAAATAGGTGAACCTGAGTTTACTACCTCAAGACCACGACGCAGACCATCAGAAGTACCCATAGCGATGGTACGAACTACACCACCACCTAGTTGTTGCTGAACTTCCAGCACCAAACCATTACAGGAGCCTTCACCTGTGATCTTCAGAGCGTCATATACCTGAGGTACGGCATCTTGTGGAAACTCTACGTCCACAACCGCGCCAATCACTTGGACAACAGTACCTGTGCTCATGATTAATCCTCTAAAACTTGTATTCGTTACCTAACCTAAACCGCAGAGGCACCAGAAACAATTTCCGACAGTTCCTGCGTAATAGCAGCCTGACGAGCCTTGTTATAGACCAATTGCAAATCGTCAATTAGTGTACCCGCGTTGTCAGTTGCCGCCTTCATAGCCACCATACGGGCAGCTTGTTCAGAAGCAATGTTTTCAACAACACCTTGGTAAACCTGAGATTCTACATAACGAACCAATAAGGTATCCAAAAGGGCTTTTGGATCAGGTTCGTAGATGTAGTCCCAACGATGAGCAACCTCATCATCTTCCGATTTAGGCAAAGGTAGCAGCTGCTCGATCACAGGAGTCTGCGTCATAGTGTTGACAAACTTGTTGAACACTACATACAGACGATCCAGTTTGCCTTCGTTGTAAGCTTCTAACATGACCTGCACAGTACCAATTAAGTCATTCAATTTAGGTGCATCACCTAAACCCGATGCTTGTGCCGATACTTGTCCGCCGAAGCTTTTGAAAAACTGCACACTACGAGCACCAATTGGGCAAAATTCAAATTCTGCACCTTGCTCTTTCCAGCTTTTCACGTCTGCGACAACCTTTTTAAAGAGGTTGACGTTCAGACCACCACAAAGGCCACGGTCGGTTGCTACAACAATGTAACCAACCCGCTTAGCCTCTCTCACCTCCAAGTAGGGGTGTTTATACTCGAGAGAACCTTGCGCTACGTGACCGATCACCTTACGCATGCTTTCCGCGTATGGACGGCTCGCAGCCATGCGTTCCTGCGCTCTGCGCATTTTGCTGGCTGCCACCATTTCCATGGCGGACGTGATCTTCTGAGTGTTTTTCACACTCGCGATCTTGGTTTTAATCTCTTTAGCGCCGGCCATCTCTACTCTCCAATCTGGACCTGAGGTGCCTTAAGACACCTCTATCATTGTTACCAGGTTTGGGTTGCTACGAACTTGTCGAGGCCAGCTTTTAATTCAGCTTCGATATCGGCGTTATAATCGCCAGTCTCGTTGATAAGCTTGATTAAAGCAGCATGCTCGCTGTTCATGTACGAGAGCAGAGCGGCTTCGAAATCACCAACTTTTTTCAGCTCAACGCCCTTCAGGTAACCTTTTTCAGCTGCGAAAATTGACACAGCTTGAGCGGCTACGCTCATAGGAGCATATTGTTTTTGCTTCATCAGTTCGGTAACACGCACACCATGCTCTAGTTGAGCACGAGTTGCATCGTCAAGATCAGATGCAAACTGTGAGAACGCAGCAAGTTCACGATACTGTGCAAGAGCGGTACGGATACCACCAGACAGTTTCTTGATGATCTTAGTCTGAGCCGCACCACCAACACGAGAAACAGAAATACCTGGGTTAACCGCTGGACGTAAGCCAGAGTTAAACAGATCGGTCTCAAGGAAGATCTGACCGTCAGTAATCGAAATTACGTTGGTCGGTACGAATGCAGATACGTCACCCGCCTGAGTTTCAATAATAGGCAGCGCGGTTAAAGAACCAGTTTTACCTGTTACTGCACCTTTAGTGAACTTTTCTACATACTCTTCGTTTACGCGTGAAGCACGCTCTAATAAACGAGAGTGTAGATAGAATACGTCACCAGGATAAGCTTCACGGCCTGGTGGACGCTTCAGCAGTAACGAGATCTGACGGTAAGCAACAGCTTGCTTAGACAGGTCATCGTATACGATCAGAGCATCTTCACCGCGGTCGCGGAAGTATTCACCCATAGCACAACCAGAGTACGGTGCTAAGTATTGCAGTGCTGCAGCTTCAGAAGCTGTTGCAACCACAACGATAGTGTTAGCTAATGCACCGTGTTCTTCTAGCTTACGTACTACGTTAGCAATAGTAGAAGCCTTTTGGCCTACCGCTACATACACGCACTTAATGCCAGAATCACGTTGGTTGATGATTGCATCGATCGCCATCGCTGTTTTACCAGTTTGACGGTCGCCAATGATCAATTCACGTTGGCCACGACCGATTGGGATCATAGCGTCAACGGCTTTATAACCAGTTTGAACTGGTTGATCTACTGACTTACGTTCGATAACACCTGGAGCAATCACTTCAACAGGAGAGAAACCATCGTTGTCGATCGCTCCTTTACCGTCGATAGGCTCACCCAGAGTGTTAACTACGCGGCCTAACAGGCCACGACCGACTGGAACTTCCAGAATACGGCCAGTAGTTTTAACTTTTACGCCCTCTGCTAAATCAGCATAAGGGCCCATTACTACGGCACCGACAGAATCACGTTCAAGGTTCAACGCGATTGCAAAACGGCTACCAGGCAGTTCGATCATTTCACCTTGCATCACATCGGCTAGGCCGTGGATGCGGATAATGCCGTCACTTACCGCAACGATAGTTCCTTCGTTACGAGATTCGCTAACGACTTCGAACTGCTCGATCCGCTGCTTAATCAGATCGCTGATTTCAGTGGAATTCAGTTGCATGCTCAAACTCCCAATTACGACTGCAGCTTTTCAGACAGACGCGATAATTTACCGCGGACAGAGCCATCAATGACTAAGTCTCCTGCCTTAATGATTACACCGGCGATGAGCGCGGCGTCAGTGCTGCAATTCAGCTTAACTTTGCGTGCGAGACGTTTCTCTAAAGAAATACTGATCTGCTGCTGTTGTTCAGAGCTGAGCTCAGCTGCAGAAACCACATCGGCTTCCACTTCTTTTGCCCACTCATTACGGTATTGAGCAAAAAGCTCAGATACAGCAGGTAGTACCTTTAAGCGACCGTTTTCAGCCATTACCTTTATCAAGTTCTGACCTTGCTCATTGATTTGCTCACCACATACACTAATAAAGAGTGCGGCAAGTTTAGTGCTGGCTAAAGAGCCAGTCAGCAGTGGCTTCATGGTTTCGTTTTCACTAACCAAAGCGGCAAACGTGAGCATTTCTGCCCAGTTATCCACTGCATTGTGTTCAACAGCAATGTCAAAAGCTGCCTTTGCGTAAGGGCGAGCGATGGTGGTTAATTCAGCCATAACTCAAACTCCCTTATCAAATTTCAGCGACAAGTTTATTAACTATGTCACTGTGGGCGGCTGGATCAATA comes from Shewanella oneidensis MR-1 and encodes:
- the atpH gene encoding F0F1 ATP synthase subunit delta — encoded protein: MAELTTIARPYAKAAFDIAVEHNAVDNWAEMLTFAALVSENETMKPLLTGSLASTKLAALFISVCGEQINEQGQNLIKVMAENGRLKVLPAVSELFAQYRNEWAKEVEADVVSAAELSSEQQQQISISLEKRLARKVKLNCSTDAALIAGVIIKAGDLVIDGSVRGKLSRLSEKLQS
- the atpG gene encoding F0F1 ATP synthase subunit gamma, with translation MAGAKEIKTKIASVKNTQKITSAMEMVAASKMRRAQERMAASRPYAESMRKVIGHVAQGSLEYKHPYLEVREAKRVGYIVVATDRGLCGGLNVNLFKKVVADVKSWKEQGAEFEFCPIGARSVQFFKSFGGQVSAQASGLGDAPKLNDLIGTVQVMLEAYNEGKLDRLYVVFNKFVNTMTQTPVIEQLLPLPKSEDDEVAHRWDYIYEPDPKALLDTLLVRYVESQVYQGVVENIASEQAARMVAMKAATDNAGTLIDDLQLVYNKARQAAITQELSEIVSGASAV
- the atpD gene encoding F0F1 ATP synthase subunit beta, which gives rise to MSTGTVVQVIGAVVDVEFPQDAVPQVYDALKITGEGSCNGLVLEVQQQLGGGVVRTIAMGTSDGLRRGLEVVNSGSPISVPVGTATLGRIMNVLGDPIDEAGAIGEEERYVIHRAAPSYEEQSNTTELLETGIKVIDLVCPFAKGGKVGLFGGAGVGKTVNMMELINNIAKAHSGLSVFAGVGERTREGNDFYYEMKDSGVLDKVAMVYGQMNEPPGNRLRVALTGLTMAEKFRDEGRDVLLFVDNIYRYTLAGTEVSALLGRMPSAVGYQPTLAEEMGVLQERITSTKTGSITSVQAVYVPADDLTDPSPATTFAHLDATVVLSRQIASLGIYPAVDPLDSTSRQLDPLVVGQEHYDVANGVQTVLQRYKELKDIIAILGMDELSDDDKMTVSRARKIERFLSQPFHVAEVFTGSPGKYVSLKDTIRGFKGILSGEFDHIPEQAFYMVGSIDEAVEKANKKK
- the atpA gene encoding F0F1 ATP synthase subunit alpha, yielding MQLNSTEISDLIKQRIEQFEVVSESRNEGTIVAVSDGIIRIHGLADVMQGEMIELPGSRFAIALNLERDSVGAVVMGPYADLAEGVKVKTTGRILEVPVGRGLLGRVVNTLGEPIDGKGAIDNDGFSPVEVIAPGVIERKSVDQPVQTGYKAVDAMIPIGRGQRELIIGDRQTGKTAMAIDAIINQRDSGIKCVYVAVGQKASTIANVVRKLEEHGALANTIVVVATASEAAALQYLAPYSGCAMGEYFRDRGEDALIVYDDLSKQAVAYRQISLLLKRPPGREAYPGDVFYLHSRLLERASRVNEEYVEKFTKGAVTGKTGSLTALPIIETQAGDVSAFVPTNVISITDGQIFLETDLFNSGLRPAVNPGISVSRVGGAAQTKIIKKLSGGIRTALAQYRELAAFSQFASDLDDATRAQLEHGVRVTELMKQKQYAPMSVAAQAVSIFAAEKGYLKGVELKKVGDFEAALLSYMNSEHAALIKLINETGDYNADIEAELKAGLDKFVATQTW